Proteins encoded within one genomic window of Pongo pygmaeus isolate AG05252 chromosome 18, NHGRI_mPonPyg2-v2.0_pri, whole genome shotgun sequence:
- the E2F4 gene encoding transcription factor E2F4 isoform X2: protein MAEAGPQAPPPPGTPSRHEKSLGLLTTKFVSLLQEAKDGVLDLKLAADTLAVRQKRRIYDITNVLEGIGLIEKKSKNSIQWKGVGPGCNTREIADKLIELKAEIEELQQREQELDQHKVWVQQSIRNVTEDVQNSCLAYVTHEDICRCFAGDTLLAIRAPSGTSLEVPIPEGLNGQKKYQIHLKSVSGPIEVLLVNKEAWSSPPVAVPVPPPEDLLQSPSAVSTPPPLPKPALAQSQEVSRPNSPQLTPAAVPGSAEVQGMAGPAAEITVSGSPGTDSKDSGELSSLPLGPTALDTRPLQSSALLDSSSSSSSSSNSNSNSSSSSGPNPSTSFEPIKADPTGVLELPKELSEIFDPTRECMSSELLEELMSSEGTCPVWLGPRLSDLGVA from the exons ATGGCGGAGGCCGGGCCACAGGCGCCGCCGCCCCCGGGCACTCCAAGCCGGCACGAAAAGAGCCTGGGACTACTCACCACCAAGTTCGTGTCGCTTCTGCAGGAGGCCAAGGACGGCGTGCTTGACCTCAAGCTG GCAGCTGACACCCTAGCTGTACGCCAGAAGCGGCGGATTTACGACATTACCAATGTTTTGGAAGGTATCGGGCTAATCGAGAAAAAGTCCAAGAACAGCATCCAGTGGAA GGGTGTGGGGCCTGGCTGCAATACCCGGGAGATTGCCGACAAGCTGATTGAGCTCAAGGCAGAGATCGAGGAGCTGCAGCAGCGGGAGCAAGAACTAGACCAGCACAAGGTGTGGGTGCAGCAGAGCATCCGGAACGTCACAGAGGACGTGCAGAACAGCTG TTTGGCCTACGTCACTCATGAGGACATCTGCAGATGCTTTGCTG GAGATACCCTCTTGGCCATCCGGGCCCCATCAGGCACCAGCCTGGAGGTGCCCATCCCAGAG GGTCTCAATGGGCAGAAGAAGTACCAGATTCACCTGAAGAGTGTGAGTGGTCCCATTGAGGTTCTGCTGGTGAACAAGGAGGCATGGAGCTCACCCCCTGTGGCTGTGCCTGTGCCACCGCCTGAAGATTTGCTCCAGAGCCCATCCGCTGTTTCTACACCTCCACCTCTGCCCAAGCCTGCCCTAGCCCAGTCCCAGGAAGTCTCACGTCCAAATAGTCCTCAGCTCACTCCCGCTGCTGTCCCTGGCAGTGCAGAAGTCCAGGGAATGGCTGGCCCagcagctgagatcacag TGAGTGGCAGCCCTGGAACTGATAGCAAGGACAGTGGTGAGCTCAGTTCACTCCCACTGGGCCCAACAGCACTGGACACCCGGCCACTGCAGTCTTCTGCCCTGctggacagcagcagcagcagcagcagcagcagcaacagcaacagtAACAGCAGCAGTTCATCCGGACCCAACCCTTCTACCTCCTTTGAGCCCATCAAGGCAGACCCCACAGGTG ttttggaactccCCAAAGAGCTGTCAGAAATCTTTGATCCCACACGAG AGTGCATGAGCTCGGAGCTGCTGGAGGAGTTGATGTCCTCAGAAG GGACATGCCCTGTGTGGCTGGGACCCAGACTGTCTGACCTGGGTGTTGCCTGA
- the E2F4 gene encoding transcription factor E2F4 isoform X1, which produces MAEAGPQAPPPPGTPSRHEKSLGLLTTKFVSLLQEAKDGVLDLKLAADTLAVRQKRRIYDITNVLEGIGLIEKKSKNSIQWKGVGPGCNTREIADKLIELKAEIEELQQREQELDQHKVWVQQSIRNVTEDVQNSCLAYVTHEDICRCFAGDTLLAIRAPSGTSLEVPIPEGLNGQKKYQIHLKSVSGPIEVLLVNKEAWSSPPVAVPVPPPEDLLQSPSAVSTPPPLPKPALAQSQEVSRPNSPQLTPAAVPGSAEVQGMAGPAAEITVSGSPGTDSKDSGELSSLPLGPTALDTRPLQSSALLDSSSSSSSSSNSNSNSSSSSGPNPSTSFEPIKADPTGVLELPKELSEIFDPTRECMSSELLEELMSSEVFAPLLRLSPPPGDHDYIYNLDESEGVCDLFDVPVLNL; this is translated from the exons ATGGCGGAGGCCGGGCCACAGGCGCCGCCGCCCCCGGGCACTCCAAGCCGGCACGAAAAGAGCCTGGGACTACTCACCACCAAGTTCGTGTCGCTTCTGCAGGAGGCCAAGGACGGCGTGCTTGACCTCAAGCTG GCAGCTGACACCCTAGCTGTACGCCAGAAGCGGCGGATTTACGACATTACCAATGTTTTGGAAGGTATCGGGCTAATCGAGAAAAAGTCCAAGAACAGCATCCAGTGGAA GGGTGTGGGGCCTGGCTGCAATACCCGGGAGATTGCCGACAAGCTGATTGAGCTCAAGGCAGAGATCGAGGAGCTGCAGCAGCGGGAGCAAGAACTAGACCAGCACAAGGTGTGGGTGCAGCAGAGCATCCGGAACGTCACAGAGGACGTGCAGAACAGCTG TTTGGCCTACGTCACTCATGAGGACATCTGCAGATGCTTTGCTG GAGATACCCTCTTGGCCATCCGGGCCCCATCAGGCACCAGCCTGGAGGTGCCCATCCCAGAG GGTCTCAATGGGCAGAAGAAGTACCAGATTCACCTGAAGAGTGTGAGTGGTCCCATTGAGGTTCTGCTGGTGAACAAGGAGGCATGGAGCTCACCCCCTGTGGCTGTGCCTGTGCCACCGCCTGAAGATTTGCTCCAGAGCCCATCCGCTGTTTCTACACCTCCACCTCTGCCCAAGCCTGCCCTAGCCCAGTCCCAGGAAGTCTCACGTCCAAATAGTCCTCAGCTCACTCCCGCTGCTGTCCCTGGCAGTGCAGAAGTCCAGGGAATGGCTGGCCCagcagctgagatcacag TGAGTGGCAGCCCTGGAACTGATAGCAAGGACAGTGGTGAGCTCAGTTCACTCCCACTGGGCCCAACAGCACTGGACACCCGGCCACTGCAGTCTTCTGCCCTGctggacagcagcagcagcagcagcagcagcagcaacagcaacagtAACAGCAGCAGTTCATCCGGACCCAACCCTTCTACCTCCTTTGAGCCCATCAAGGCAGACCCCACAGGTG ttttggaactccCCAAAGAGCTGTCAGAAATCTTTGATCCCACACGAG AGTGCATGAGCTCGGAGCTGCTGGAGGAGTTGATGTCCTCAGAAG TGTTTGCCCCGCTGCTCCGTCTTTCTCCACCCCCCGGAGACCACGATTATATCTACAACCTGGACGAGAGTGAAGGTGTCTGTGACCTCTTTGATGTGCCTGTTCTCAACCTCTGA
- the E2F4 gene encoding transcription factor E2F4 isoform X4: MAEAGPQAPPPPGTPSRHEKSLGLLTTKFVSLLQEAKDGVLDLKLAADTLAVRQKRRIYDITNVLEGIGLIEKKSKNSIQWKGVGPGCNTREIADKLIELKAEIEELQQREQELDQHKVWVQQSIRNVTEDVQNSCLAYVTHEDICRCFAGDTLLAIRAPSGTSLEVPIPEGLNGQKKYQIHLKSVSGPIEVLLVNKEAWSSPPVAVPVPPPEDLLQSPSAVSTPPPLPKPALAQSQEVSRPNSPQLTPAAVPGSAEVQGMAGPAAEITALDTRPLQSSALLDSSSSSSSSSNSNSNSSSSSGPNPSTSFEPIKADPTGVLELPKELSEIFDPTRECMSSELLEELMSSEGTCPVWLGPRLSDLGVA; the protein is encoded by the exons ATGGCGGAGGCCGGGCCACAGGCGCCGCCGCCCCCGGGCACTCCAAGCCGGCACGAAAAGAGCCTGGGACTACTCACCACCAAGTTCGTGTCGCTTCTGCAGGAGGCCAAGGACGGCGTGCTTGACCTCAAGCTG GCAGCTGACACCCTAGCTGTACGCCAGAAGCGGCGGATTTACGACATTACCAATGTTTTGGAAGGTATCGGGCTAATCGAGAAAAAGTCCAAGAACAGCATCCAGTGGAA GGGTGTGGGGCCTGGCTGCAATACCCGGGAGATTGCCGACAAGCTGATTGAGCTCAAGGCAGAGATCGAGGAGCTGCAGCAGCGGGAGCAAGAACTAGACCAGCACAAGGTGTGGGTGCAGCAGAGCATCCGGAACGTCACAGAGGACGTGCAGAACAGCTG TTTGGCCTACGTCACTCATGAGGACATCTGCAGATGCTTTGCTG GAGATACCCTCTTGGCCATCCGGGCCCCATCAGGCACCAGCCTGGAGGTGCCCATCCCAGAG GGTCTCAATGGGCAGAAGAAGTACCAGATTCACCTGAAGAGTGTGAGTGGTCCCATTGAGGTTCTGCTGGTGAACAAGGAGGCATGGAGCTCACCCCCTGTGGCTGTGCCTGTGCCACCGCCTGAAGATTTGCTCCAGAGCCCATCCGCTGTTTCTACACCTCCACCTCTGCCCAAGCCTGCCCTAGCCCAGTCCCAGGAAGTCTCACGTCCAAATAGTCCTCAGCTCACTCCCGCTGCTGTCCCTGGCAGTGCAGAAGTCCAGGGAATGGCTGGCCCagcagctgagatcacag CACTGGACACCCGGCCACTGCAGTCTTCTGCCCTGctggacagcagcagcagcagcagcagcagcagcaacagcaacagtAACAGCAGCAGTTCATCCGGACCCAACCCTTCTACCTCCTTTGAGCCCATCAAGGCAGACCCCACAGGTG ttttggaactccCCAAAGAGCTGTCAGAAATCTTTGATCCCACACGAG AGTGCATGAGCTCGGAGCTGCTGGAGGAGTTGATGTCCTCAGAAG GGACATGCCCTGTGTGGCTGGGACCCAGACTGTCTGACCTGGGTGTTGCCTGA
- the E2F4 gene encoding transcription factor E2F4 isoform X3 → MAEAGPQAPPPPGTPSRHEKSLGLLTTKFVSLLQEAKDGVLDLKLAADTLAVRQKRRIYDITNVLEGIGLIEKKSKNSIQWKGVGPGCNTREIADKLIELKAEIEELQQREQELDQHKVWVQQSIRNVTEDVQNSCLAYVTHEDICRCFAGDTLLAIRAPSGTSLEVPIPEGLNGQKKYQIHLKSVSGPIEVLLVNKEAWSSPPVAVPVPPPEDLLQSPSAVSTPPPLPKPALAQSQEVSRPNSPQLTPAAVPGSAEVQGMAGPAAEITALDTRPLQSSALLDSSSSSSSSSNSNSNSSSSSGPNPSTSFEPIKADPTGVLELPKELSEIFDPTRECMSSELLEELMSSEVFAPLLRLSPPPGDHDYIYNLDESEGVCDLFDVPVLNL, encoded by the exons ATGGCGGAGGCCGGGCCACAGGCGCCGCCGCCCCCGGGCACTCCAAGCCGGCACGAAAAGAGCCTGGGACTACTCACCACCAAGTTCGTGTCGCTTCTGCAGGAGGCCAAGGACGGCGTGCTTGACCTCAAGCTG GCAGCTGACACCCTAGCTGTACGCCAGAAGCGGCGGATTTACGACATTACCAATGTTTTGGAAGGTATCGGGCTAATCGAGAAAAAGTCCAAGAACAGCATCCAGTGGAA GGGTGTGGGGCCTGGCTGCAATACCCGGGAGATTGCCGACAAGCTGATTGAGCTCAAGGCAGAGATCGAGGAGCTGCAGCAGCGGGAGCAAGAACTAGACCAGCACAAGGTGTGGGTGCAGCAGAGCATCCGGAACGTCACAGAGGACGTGCAGAACAGCTG TTTGGCCTACGTCACTCATGAGGACATCTGCAGATGCTTTGCTG GAGATACCCTCTTGGCCATCCGGGCCCCATCAGGCACCAGCCTGGAGGTGCCCATCCCAGAG GGTCTCAATGGGCAGAAGAAGTACCAGATTCACCTGAAGAGTGTGAGTGGTCCCATTGAGGTTCTGCTGGTGAACAAGGAGGCATGGAGCTCACCCCCTGTGGCTGTGCCTGTGCCACCGCCTGAAGATTTGCTCCAGAGCCCATCCGCTGTTTCTACACCTCCACCTCTGCCCAAGCCTGCCCTAGCCCAGTCCCAGGAAGTCTCACGTCCAAATAGTCCTCAGCTCACTCCCGCTGCTGTCCCTGGCAGTGCAGAAGTCCAGGGAATGGCTGGCCCagcagctgagatcacag CACTGGACACCCGGCCACTGCAGTCTTCTGCCCTGctggacagcagcagcagcagcagcagcagcagcaacagcaacagtAACAGCAGCAGTTCATCCGGACCCAACCCTTCTACCTCCTTTGAGCCCATCAAGGCAGACCCCACAGGTG ttttggaactccCCAAAGAGCTGTCAGAAATCTTTGATCCCACACGAG AGTGCATGAGCTCGGAGCTGCTGGAGGAGTTGATGTCCTCAGAAG TGTTTGCCCCGCTGCTCCGTCTTTCTCCACCCCCCGGAGACCACGATTATATCTACAACCTGGACGAGAGTGAAGGTGTCTGTGACCTCTTTGATGTGCCTGTTCTCAACCTCTGA